The Manihot esculenta cultivar AM560-2 chromosome 8, M.esculenta_v8, whole genome shotgun sequence genomic interval atataataataccaTTAATATTAAACTACTCTTTTGAAAGAATAGACTCTTTAGAAATTTTTTACTAGACCaacaaaatttaaagattttggAGAGTTTTATTGCACTTCCTACTATATCTTGCCCGAAACCGATGAAATGAACGTGAAACAAATGGTTACTGAGCTAGTTCCACTCATAGTCACCTAACTAAAGGCATGGGGTGAGTTTTTTAAACGGTCCAAAAGGAGTGATACTCTCCCAAACATCGATTTTTCCATACAGAATCACTTTAAGGGGACACCAAGTACTGCACTACTTGGGCTGTCGGGTTGATAATCAAATAACCAAGTAACTAGAAGAGTGGGTCATAGGAGTACATTAATTTCTGATTTTTTGCTTTTgctattttttccttttttccattttctttatGACATcccttaattttaatataaatatatggtCTAGACAATGTCTTTAAAACCATTCTTAACAAAGGGTAGCAATTcatttaaaagatcatgtaatcATTACCCAACTATTAAAATAAGGACCATATATCATGAACTCTCAAAACaagccttaaaaaaaaaaaaattaacaaaatgaaCAATGAAGAATTAACTCTATTTAGGCTAGCATACAAATgccataaaaacttaaattctTTGATAAGGACATACTTCTCATGGCAAGTAAggaactataattttttttaaataaaataatataaaaaaaaaagaaaaatcaaaatcaGCAAGTGCGTGTTGAGAAACTATtaagaaacaaaagaaatagATCAAGTCATAtaggcttgggcaagcctctAGCGACaagcataattttttttttgtacagAGCAGTAACAACAGAAGAATATGTACACAGTCAACACAATAAAAACACAATAAAAACTCTTCTATTCCGATCACTTCTCCCCCCTTCTCCCCCCTTCTCCCCCACTTACTCCTCATATTGACctcaatatgaaaaaaattcaagTAACGGGGGGAAGTTCATCAGCAAATTAGCAAAAGTGAGTAAAGAGAACTTTCCTGAGGAGTGAGTTGCCTAAAACTTCAGGCTGGTGGAGACTGGAGTACGGACGACATCCAACTTAGCATTAATGTGGTGCATTTTCACCTCAATTCTGGCTAAGTGGGCTTGATCATCAGGTTCTGGAGGTGCTATTGAGGTTGCTGGAGCTAGTTGACTTGTCCTCTTTCGAAATAAGCGTGATCGTGATAGAAATATAGGATCTGGAGGACAAAACACAATTTCTTTCCTCTTATTGAGGCAAAGTAAGTCCATAGAGTTAAGTGCATATACATTAAGAGGAAGAATATGCTCAACAATATGCAAATCAGTGTGCTTTGTTGATCAAGCAAAAATTAGAtgcattttttctattattattgatgctaaattacatatttttcagctaattttgtgcttttgataatattttgcagaaaatgatgaaaaataaagatttggtgaaaaatggCATAAAATGCATGAAAAGTTTATTTGACTGGagcaatttgggcaaatcaccttcaAGAATGACCAAGAAGGCTGCACAAGTAGATAAAAGTAAGAAGCTAAAACTCAAGATTTTGATGTATTAGAATCGATTTGTCCAAATCATTGGGCAAATCGACAAATCACACAGACTAGCAGAACTAGCTAGACCTTTGGCCAGCGATTTgtccaaatcactgggcaaatcgattATTGCAAAACAGAGAAGCACGACACAGACTCACGACAAGGgtaagcgatttgcccaaatcactggacaAATTGATCATCGCAGACAGAAAAGTGCAGAATGGCGGGACAtaccaaaatttaaatttcaagagttttaatccATTTCAAACACTCCAAGACAcatctaaaacacatcaaacactttACAAAAAGAATTCCTTCACGCAAAGTCCATTTATGAAGAAACACAATCAAGGAGGGAATTAGAAACCAAATTGAAGAGGAATTCCATCACAAGGGGTTGTTCTAGGGTTTTTCATCTATAAAAGAGACAGCAAACCAGCAGCAAGAAAATCATCCGTCACCAGCATCGGAGctgccttctttcttttcttgtctTTGTATCTTCTTTGCaagtcatgagtggctaaataagcaatttctagttgaagttggagaaattttagtttatttatgaATTGGGATATGAAATTGTattatcaatattttatttttcagtatttatgcaacttCATTTTTCATGTCATTATTGTCTTGCTGTTAGGATCAATAGGGctcattgcttttaattgcaaagtaatatattgttagtttgaatattttaggtccgtaattgcttaaattgtttaagCACAATTAACAAttagtgtaacaactaagaGGTTACATGATCTAACTCACCACGTTGTTGGTTAGTTAGAATTAGGTCTATCTATTTCTTAcagcagttaacagttgaaaagtaaaaatctcgaaggacgttccttggcgaCTTGTTAACTAGTGATTGATTAGTGAACATTTCCTAATCAATCTAAACCTAAGGAGAGATTTGGTTGTGTGGAGCGTCTTCCAcaatctaaactaatttattgaaatgaataaaagaatttaagtatcaatgatcaattttcaaactgaaatggatcctatacttcaactagaacttttcCTCATTGATTTATTCCTCTttcaattattgctttcttataTTGCTTTAGTTTTAACTTTagttcatcatcaaaacccttcgcttgctttatttttattgtttatttgccCAAGTCAGTGTTTGGAAAATCATAgtgtcaattctctgtggattcgaatctattaccactatctgcagttcttaattattgattattaataggttattttttacaGTTTCGATAATCGCtataaaaaattggcgccattgctgaagaattgatttaaactaacgtattttcctttcatAACCAGGACTGGATGCAAAGAGAATCTATTGCACAACCGTAACTGATATACAAGCTACTGTACTAGAACCAGCCCCTAAAACTGCACCAAAACCAACCTAAGAACCAAAAATTTTTGCTAAAAAAATCTCAGAACCAGCCCCTAAAACAACAGCTGAACTAGCTACTATAAAGACAGTCACAGTAGCACCTGAAGAGGCAGAAAATGTAGCAGCTGCTGCTCTTGAACCAGCTACTGTCCTTACTGAATTTGAAGCTGAAAACGTTTAGGTAAGAGCTCCAATAGCATAAGAAAGAACTCTTCGCGAACTAGCAACACCCgtgggtgatcaagcaccatggtgcatcacttacccacctTTAACAGCCCATTTTGAGCTTAAAACCAGATTAATTCATCTCTTTCCAAGATTCAGAGGTCTGAAAAATGAGGATCCACACAAGCACCTCAAAGAATTTCACATAATGTGCTCAACAATGAGACCTCAAGTTATTTTCGAAaaacatgttaaattaagagattttcccttttcttttgatgattttgtcaAAGATTGGTTGTTCTATTTGCCACCTGAATCCATTACCTCATGGGCTGGGATGGTGAGAGCCTTCTTGATCGAATATTTCCCACCCTCAAAAGCTATTGGCATAAGGAGAGAAATCAGTGGTATCAAGCAAAAGGATTAGGAAGACCTATATGAGTATTGGGAGAGATTCCAACGATTGTGTACAAGCTGCCTTCAACATGACATCTCTGATAAGTCCCTAATTGAAtacttttatggaggtttgttaCCTTTAGAAAGAAAGTTGATTAATGCGGCGTGTGGGGGATCGATTGAAGACAAGACACCTTAGGCCATAAGAGACCTAACACCTTAGACTATAAGAGACCGAATCTCCACTATGGCAGCAACCTCAAAGCAATATGAAGATCAAAGAGAATTTCCAAGGAGAGTAAATGAGATAAGTACATCTTTTTTAACTTcacaaaattttgatttaatgcttatatttttcaaataaaatttaaattattttttagtatttgattCAAAACTATATATTATCAACAAtggtttattattttaataaacttaatattcttattttatattaaaaatgaatataattaaaaattaatagaaatttttatttttttaatgaaaataactattatttcttaatttgtataaaaaagtaagtgaataaaaatttataagtcGGAAGGAgtaatttatcatattaacaAAATTACTTAGAAACAAGTTATCATGTCCCAAGGGGTTTTCTATATTACTTGAAATAAAATTCAGGGTTTCTTGTGTTATAAATTCAAGATGAGCTATCTTGCTGTTACGATCCTCTATAAGTTTGGGTACCATAATATAGTGTAATTTACCTCTTGATTTGGCAATTATTATTCTAGCTAacacaattaaatttatatttgttaCTATCTCTAAAGAAAAGGTTTGCCATACGATTCAGCCCTGCATCGTTGAGATTCAGAAAGACAATTGAATGCTATACCTACGAAGTTACTGCCTTCTTATTAATTTCACAAGgagttatttttataaaaaaagaaaaagaaaaaagaaaaaagcctCTCCTAAGGGGCAAATTAGTCACAAAAATTTGTGGTACCATGTAAATAACTTCTATCCTCGTCTATAAATATTCCCATTCATCTTTCTTTTTAGATTGAGCTCTCTCCCGACTTCATCACTTCTTATTCATTACATTGTTGTCTCTCTATTAAACTTGTCTACAGCAGTTGAACATGGTTCGGTCTCCATGCTGTGAGAAAGGTGGGCTCAAGAAAGGACCATGGACTCCTGAGGAGGACCAGAAGCTCTTGGCTTACTTAAAAGAACATGGCCATGGAAGCTGGCAAGCCCTGCCCGCCAAAGCTGGTCagtcattattttttatttttctatatatcttaattttatacGTTCTCAGCTgggatttattattattattattatttccaaTTTGGTAAACATTTTCAATTCATTTTTCATTGTCATGTATCACGTACGTATTTAGGGCTTCAAAGGTGTGGGAAGAGTTGTCGGCTTAGGTGGACTAACTATCTTAGACCAGACATCAAGAGGGGGAAGTTCAGTTTGCAGGAAGAAAATTGCATCATTCGACTTCATGCTTTAATTGGAAACAAGTGAGatgtgaaatatatatatagttttttcttttttggaaaataaatatatatttttcttgtaAATGTGAGATATGGACCATACTCGTTAATTCATAACAGTTTCGAAAATTATAATGAGAAATTACAACTCTTGTGTGAGCTAACAGAGTATTAGTCAGCTATGAGCCCATGGctatagcttttttttttttttttttggtgtatAAATGGGTATAgctaattaatcttttattcCTTCTCAGGTGGTCAGCTATAGCAACTCACTTGCCCCAAAGAACCGATAATGAGATTAAGAACTACTGGAACACTCATCTCAAGAAAAGATTGGATAAAATGGGCATAGATCCGGGAACCCATAAACCAAAAGTCGATGCCTTTGGCTCCGGCAGCGGCGTCTTAAAGGATGCTGCCCATTTAAGCCACATGGCTCAGTGGGAGAGTGCTCGCCTAGAAGCTGAAGCAAGAATGGTCCGTGAGTCGAAACTAGCATCAAATCAATTGGGCTTCCCATCACCTCATCAGCTCTTTACCACCACCACAGCCGCCGCAGCAGCAGTTCCACCAGTTAGACCAAAGTGCCTTGACGTGCTCAAAGCATGGCAAGGAATTGTCTCCGGCAAGTTCTTTGTCTCCAGCGACAGCCTCGAGTCTCCGACGTCCACGTTAAATTTCTCAGCGGTGAACTCGGTGGTTGAATTTCACCAACAAAGTTCAGTAGCCATCCCTCCGCCTCAGTTTCCGGTTTGCAATATCACATGCAAAGGAGAAATGGGTGAAGATGTTTCGAACCAAATGGCTCCACAGGTGAAAGAAGCATTGGATGGATCGATTTCAGTGCATGGAATGAGTGCGTATACTACTGAAAATGCATGGGCTTTGGATTCTTTTGAGGCAGCAGCAAACGAGAATGCATCTATTGGGAATATCGCGGAGGGACTTTCTGCTATTGTACCATATAACTGTGGCGAGCAGAACGCGTCCATGCCCGGAGAAAAAACAGCTACAAGTGAAAGCTGCGGTGGCGGTGGCAATCTTGAAGACCTGCAGGGAGATTACTGGAATAGCTTATTACTCAATTTGGTGGATGACCCTCTGCTTCAAAGTGTTATGATTACCTATcagggaaaataaaataaaaaagtaaaataaagtaaaataaaggaAAGGAGAATGGTGAATGTAGGAGTTGGTAGAGAAATGGATcataattgtaattttaatatgtatgaGAAAAAATTTAAGTGGATCATAAAATAAATGTAGGAGTTCttcaatattatttttgaattcaaaattttcaatctagatatttgatttaaaatcaaatacctTATTTAGAAGATTTAAACATAAGTATATGAACATGAATTTCAATAAAATCCCATAAATATATACAAAAACTAAAAAAGGATTTGAACAATAGAAATTACTtcgttaaaaatttatattcaatcttataaatttttttattaaatattcacatttatctaaattaagttttaaattttttaattaaagaagatatttttagattttagatctcaaatttataatatttaaatttagagcATGCCATCATTTGAACTAGTTTCTAACAtgttattattgaaattttatattatcaaaaagaCACCTTTAGATTActgaaattattatatataataattttataattataattatttaatatagtgAATCTCATCTAGATTTTGCTATTATAATGATTAATATCTAATCATTATTTCTAGTCTGATTTCGAGTCTTtatatctaaataattttttattaaaaaaattaatcattatatatataacagTCAGCatgttaaaatttttcttaaattatagtCACGTGCATGTTTACAGCTAGATATGTAGGTTGTATTATATACAGATGAACTGTAAGGACCATTGAATAGAAGACATAAAACCTAATTTTCATCGACCACCACTTTCCCTGCAAGTTTTTAACTAAGAAGTCTACTTAGTCCACCGACATTTAATGAATGTACTAAGAATAATAAACAATACACCAAAATTACATTATTGGCATAAACATTGTGCTTCAAAGAATTCATTTGTttctaatattttctttttgacaaataattatttatctcATTTGTTTTCTATCCCTAAATGTAATTAGTGATAAATGTAAAAGCAAACACTAAAAAAAAGCTTTTAGTAAAAATAAACACTAAAAAACTTCAAATtagcaattaaaatttttgtcgCTGAGATAAAATGATTGCTATGCGGTAATGACAaacatttagcgaccaaaaacaATGATTGGTGTTTAGCCAATTGCTATTTATTTAGTGACCAAACACCCAGTGGTCGCTAAAATAGCAACCAATTTTTAGTTGTTGTTTAAGCGCGAAAAGATTTGCCAATAGAATTTGATCACTAATTTAGTTGCAAAATAATCATAACGCTATAATCACTAACTGGTTGCAAATTGATATGTAAATTGATTGCTAATTGTTTATTATACGTAAATGGTAGTCATTTGGTCGTTGTGTAGTCACCAATCAATAGTTAAATTAAAGTTGATATTTATTATTTGACCCTTTTTTTTACCATTTGATCACCAATTGATCGCCGATCGGTCATTGATGAATCTGCTTTAAATAAGATTTGTCTCTTTTGTTTTTCGTATATTCATAACCATGtagcaataataatattaactcatatATTTCAATCCAAAGTTCAGTCCAACTCACTAagcataaatactaaaaatagataacACATCAAATATAGTCaagaaatttaagaatttaaaaagtattaaaaaataaaatagtataatGACGAATTCATAACATGAAATATATCAAGTTAGTTAGAAATAGGTCTTATTCTATTTCATATGTGAAATTTTAGAGGACCTACAGGTTGGATAGACAtcagatgatgatgatggaaCTAATGAAGTAGTATGTTGTTTTGTCTTTGTTGCTCGCATTTCTTCATGCATTTCAGCTAGTATGCGATGTTGGTCCTCTCTTAGCCTTCGATGGCTGCATTTATATAGGTAAAAGTCCAAATAAGCAATATACAGTATCAACAAATGATTGCCATTTAAGTTGTCCCATGATTTAGCATTTTGTTCTACATTTTGGGAGATAATAAGAACAAGGAGAGCCAAACTACATTGCCTTTGTATAACAAACTAGATT includes:
- the LOC110621797 gene encoding transcription factor MYB16; the protein is MVRSPCCEKGGLKKGPWTPEEDQKLLAYLKEHGHGSWQALPAKAGLQRCGKSCRLRWTNYLRPDIKRGKFSLQEENCIIRLHALIGNKWSAIATHLPQRTDNEIKNYWNTHLKKRLDKMGIDPGTHKPKVDAFGSGSGVLKDAAHLSHMAQWESARLEAEARMVRESKLASNQLGFPSPHQLFTTTTAAAAAVPPVRPKCLDVLKAWQGIVSGKFFVSSDSLESPTSTLNFSAVNSVVEFHQQSSVAIPPPQFPVCNITCKGEMGEDVSNQMAPQVKEALDGSISVHGMSAYTTENAWALDSFEAAANENASIGNIAEGLSAIVPYNCGEQNASMPGEKTATSESCGGGGNLEDLQGDYWNSLLLNLVDDPLLQSVMITYQGK